The Heyndrickxia vini genome contains a region encoding:
- a CDS encoding GNAT family N-acetyltransferase, protein MIYFETERLLMRDFDREDLPEFRRMNEDPEVMRFFPKIRTYEETDAFYEAILKEFETYGFGLFAVERKDTGEFIGFIGFHRATFEADFTPCIEIGWRLKKEAWGYGFATEGARGCLKYAEDHYNFENIYSFTAKINSPSESVMQKIGLQKVGNFAHPNMEETHPLSEHVLYALKNEVGE, encoded by the coding sequence TTGATCTATTTTGAAACGGAAAGACTGCTGATGAGGGATTTTGACCGAGAGGATTTGCCGGAGTTTAGAAGGATGAATGAAGATCCAGAAGTTATGAGGTTCTTTCCGAAAATACGTACCTATGAGGAAACCGATGCTTTTTACGAAGCCATTTTAAAAGAATTTGAAACATACGGTTTTGGCTTATTTGCAGTTGAACGAAAAGATACGGGGGAGTTTATCGGATTTATCGGCTTTCATCGAGCGACATTTGAGGCAGATTTCACGCCATGTATAGAAATCGGTTGGCGCTTAAAAAAAGAGGCATGGGGTTATGGATTTGCGACAGAAGGGGCTAGGGGGTGCTTGAAGTATGCTGAGGACCACTATAATTTCGAAAATATTTATAGTTTTACAGCAAAAATAAATTCTCCTTCTGAAAGTGTGATGCAAAAAATTGGCTTGCAAAAAGTGGGGAATTTTGCGCATCCAAACATGGAAGAAACCCATCCTTTATCGGAGCATGTTCTGTACGCGTTAAAAAATGAGGTAGGTGAATAG
- a CDS encoding GNAT family N-acetyltransferase: MEIRNLYLNEDPPMELLLLADPSKKLIEEYVKRGQCFIAERNGKIIGEYVLLPTRPETVELVNIAVEEEQQGNGVGKQLVCHAIEQAKIQGFKTIEVGTGNSSISQLALYQKCGFRMIGIDRDFFIRHYNEEIYENGIHTIDMVRLSQDL; encoded by the coding sequence ATGGAGATAAGGAACTTATATTTGAATGAAGATCCACCAATGGAGCTATTATTATTAGCTGATCCCTCTAAAAAACTAATAGAGGAATATGTAAAGAGAGGTCAATGCTTTATTGCTGAACGAAATGGCAAAATTATTGGCGAATATGTGTTGCTTCCAACAAGACCCGAAACTGTTGAATTAGTGAATATTGCCGTTGAAGAAGAACAGCAAGGAAATGGAGTTGGAAAACAATTAGTCTGTCATGCCATTGAACAGGCAAAAATACAAGGTTTTAAAACAATCGAAGTTGGGACAGGGAATTCAAGTATTTCACAGCTCGCTCTTTATCAAAAATGCGGATTTCGCATGATAGGTATTGATCGAGATTTTTTCATCCGGCACTATAACGAGGAAATCTATGAAAATGGAATACACACAATTGATATGGTTCGCCTATCACAAGACCTTTAA
- a CDS encoding phosphotransferase family protein, with the protein MKSVLSDQVLDWVRKSVGSTTEIRSIKRLYGGTSSIVHHLSFTTGDVVLRQFDNEEWLKEEPDLARHEAESLRKAMKTSIPTPEIIAFDETGDECGGMPAVLMTKLEGTVQLKPQQMERWLAEMAESLVQIHSVQADDFPWTYFTYKDLAKLEIPDWSSYPELWGAVFDFVRVPRPQVRPCFIHRDYHPTNILWEDDKVSGVVDWVNACSGPAGIDIGHCRLNLAMLYGVSTADAFLSAYEKLAGYSFSYHPYWDLLSLIDILFGPPEVFPGWIAFGMTSLTDQMMVERLDQYMKSVLNRI; encoded by the coding sequence ATGAAATCTGTATTATCTGATCAAGTGCTGGATTGGGTGCGAAAGTCTGTCGGTTCAACTACTGAGATCCGCTCAATTAAAAGGCTGTACGGTGGAACCTCCTCTATTGTTCACCACCTTTCATTTACAACAGGAGATGTCGTATTGCGTCAATTTGATAACGAAGAATGGCTGAAGGAAGAACCAGACTTAGCTAGACATGAAGCAGAGAGCTTGCGTAAGGCAATGAAAACGTCTATCCCAACACCGGAAATCATCGCGTTTGATGAAACAGGGGATGAATGTGGTGGGATGCCTGCCGTTCTTATGACAAAACTGGAAGGAACGGTTCAATTAAAACCCCAACAAATGGAGAGATGGTTGGCTGAAATGGCTGAATCCCTCGTTCAAATCCATTCGGTTCAGGCGGATGACTTTCCGTGGACATATTTTACATACAAAGACTTAGCGAAGCTAGAAATTCCAGATTGGTCGAGTTATCCAGAATTATGGGGGGCTGTATTCGACTTTGTGAGAGTACCGCGTCCACAAGTGAGGCCATGTTTTATCCATAGAGATTACCATCCAACGAACATATTATGGGAAGATGATAAAGTCAGTGGCGTTGTCGATTGGGTGAATGCTTGCAGTGGTCCTGCAGGGATTGATATCGGACATTGCCGATTAAATTTAGCAATGCTATATGGCGTTTCCACTGCTGATGCGTTTCTATCAGCCTATGAAAAACTAGCTGGATATTCATTCAGTTATCATCCATATTGGGATTTGTTGTCTCTGATTGATATCCTATTTGGTCCTCCAGAGGTTTTTCCGGGATGGATTGCATTTGGAATGACTAGTCTCACAGACCAAATGATGGTCGAACGTTTAGATCAATATATGAAAAGTGTGTTAAATAGAATATAG
- a CDS encoding histidine phosphatase family protein, whose translation MTRIGFIRHGSTAWNKEKRAQGNSNIPLDEEGQLQARKLAERMSQEKWDVIYSSDLLRARRTAEIIGEKMQHLPIHFDERLREVSGGQIEGTTESERISKWGSSWRELDLGIEKVDSVIKRGRPLIEEIITEHHSKNILIVTHGGFIQCLLSDLVPKLNQEQSLKNTSLTKIFRSENEWECELFNCAIHLNE comes from the coding sequence ATGACACGGATCGGCTTTATTCGCCATGGAAGTACGGCTTGGAATAAAGAAAAAAGAGCACAAGGAAACTCCAACATACCGCTGGATGAAGAAGGGCAATTGCAGGCGAGGAAACTAGCAGAAAGAATGAGTCAAGAAAAATGGGATGTGATTTATTCTAGTGATTTATTGAGGGCAAGGCGGACAGCCGAAATTATTGGAGAAAAAATGCAGCATCTTCCTATTCATTTCGACGAAAGGCTTCGTGAAGTGAGTGGTGGTCAAATTGAAGGAACTACTGAATCGGAGAGAATTTCAAAATGGGGTTCTAGTTGGAGAGAACTGGACTTAGGAATCGAAAAGGTGGATAGTGTGATAAAAAGAGGGCGCCCATTAATAGAGGAGATTATCACTGAACATCACTCAAAAAATATATTAATTGTTACTCATGGTGGGTTTATTCAATGTCTATTATCTGATCTTGTCCCCAAATTAAATCAAGAACAGTCGTTGAAAAACACGTCGTTAACCAAAATTTTCCGAAGCGAAAATGAATGGGAATGTGAATTATTTAATTGTGCAATTCATTTAAATGAATAA
- a CDS encoding DinB family protein has product MFQTIDGFLQMWKYEAMQTQKVLDQLTDESLQQETAPGHWTLGRTAWHVTTAIKVIGSQSGLTFDGPDKDFPVPDSAQYIAEQYKKITEAYQEAVKTQWTDEKLQEVHNIFGMDMSNGNLLLFIIHHQIHHRGQMTVLMRQAGVTVPGIYGPSKEEWAKMGMEAPKM; this is encoded by the coding sequence ATGTTTCAAACTATAGATGGATTTTTACAAATGTGGAAGTATGAAGCCATGCAAACTCAGAAAGTATTAGACCAACTAACTGATGAATCATTGCAACAAGAAACTGCACCAGGTCATTGGACATTAGGTCGTACTGCATGGCATGTGACAACTGCTATTAAAGTGATTGGCTCACAATCCGGTCTCACATTCGATGGGCCTGATAAAGATTTTCCTGTACCTGATTCTGCACAATATATTGCCGAGCAGTATAAAAAAATAACTGAAGCCTATCAAGAAGCGGTTAAAACGCAGTGGACTGATGAAAAATTGCAAGAGGTTCATAATATTTTCGGAATGGACATGTCAAACGGCAATTTATTATTGTTTATCATTCATCATCAAATTCACCATCGCGGTCAAATGACAGTCTTGATGCGTCAAGCCGGAGTGACTGTACCAGGAATTTACGGACCATCTAAAGAAGAATGGGCGAAAATGGGAATGGAAGCGCCGAAAATGTAA
- a CDS encoding DUF421 domain-containing protein: MDSISSTIIRTFIGFFVLFILIRLLGKKQISQMSFFSYITGLALGNIVGEMVIHKDIKIIDGITGIALWVFLTASIEFIVFKSSKARVLLDGEPTILIKHGKIIEKALSSNKLNMDDITMLLRIKNVFAVSEVEYAILEPNGQLSVLKKEEYEPVTKKDSNILVKRRPYMPTELIVDGKIVSRNLTELNINENWLTNELHLKGFQQVEDIFYAELQTDGTIYVDAKIKL; this comes from the coding sequence ATGGATTCGATTTCTAGTACTATTATTCGGACTTTTATTGGTTTTTTTGTTTTATTTATTTTGATCCGTCTGCTTGGAAAAAAGCAAATTAGCCAAATGTCTTTTTTTTCGTACATAACTGGTCTTGCCCTTGGAAATATAGTTGGAGAAATGGTGATCCATAAAGATATTAAAATTATTGATGGGATTACCGGGATTGCCTTGTGGGTCTTCCTAACCGCATCGATAGAGTTTATCGTCTTTAAATCGTCTAAAGCAAGAGTCCTTTTAGACGGAGAGCCTACCATACTTATCAAGCATGGAAAAATTATTGAGAAAGCTCTCTCTTCCAATAAATTAAATATGGATGATATAACGATGCTTCTACGTATTAAAAACGTGTTTGCTGTTTCTGAAGTAGAGTATGCCATTTTAGAACCTAACGGACAACTTAGCGTTCTCAAAAAAGAGGAATACGAACCCGTTACGAAAAAAGATTCCAACATACTAGTAAAAAGAAGACCCTATATGCCGACGGAACTGATTGTCGACGGTAAAATTGTAAGCAGAAATTTAACAGAACTAAATATTAATGAAAACTGGTTAACAAACGAATTACATCTAAAAGGATTCCAACAAGTTGAAGATATTTTTTATGCAGAATTGCAAACAGACGGAACAATTTACGTGGATGCAAAAATTAAGTTATAA
- a CDS encoding ArsR/SmtB family transcription factor, protein MGQGGENIIFISSPVFEQLSSMFVVQGDIQSSVGAANEVQKWVEERRRTIPQKLKNDLDVFFSKETFIGMSMIRYAYENNCYESVPNFIHQLESEEPYQLFMRFLQTGFTPDEVSNILDIQEVSHFIKQTNLPESEKWKLTYLYVDIENTKQRFVNLIKQYYEFYFKDDIPYFLKKQQESIADLYDKQQDLTRVQVGNIFPVIPSHVLENKEIKLILSPSFFYDTASLTSDSDDSFIYHFGMNEMKKNKMSQDDVLDAIKVVADEKRIKIIQLLNKSPRYGYELANTLNLSNSTVSHHLSTLSSIGIVYSTRIENKVYYQLHKEKLQVLMETLTKSLLD, encoded by the coding sequence ATGGGGCAGGGTGGAGAAAATATTATCTTTATTAGTTCTCCTGTGTTTGAACAGTTGTCATCGATGTTTGTTGTTCAAGGTGATATTCAATCTTCGGTAGGGGCAGCGAATGAGGTGCAAAAATGGGTGGAAGAGAGAAGACGTACGATTCCACAGAAGTTAAAGAACGATTTAGACGTCTTCTTTAGTAAGGAAACATTTATTGGAATGAGTATGATCCGTTATGCATATGAAAACAATTGTTATGAATCAGTCCCTAACTTTATTCACCAGTTAGAATCTGAGGAACCATATCAACTTTTCATGCGCTTTCTACAAACAGGTTTTACGCCTGATGAGGTATCAAACATACTAGATATTCAAGAAGTGAGTCATTTTATAAAACAAACAAACTTACCTGAAAGTGAAAAGTGGAAATTAACTTATTTATATGTTGATATAGAAAACACAAAACAACGTTTTGTTAATTTAATTAAACAATACTATGAATTTTACTTTAAAGATGATATTCCATACTTCTTAAAAAAACAACAAGAAAGCATTGCTGATTTATATGATAAACAACAAGATTTAACGAGAGTGCAAGTCGGTAATATTTTTCCGGTCATCCCTTCACATGTGCTGGAAAATAAAGAAATTAAACTGATTCTCTCACCTTCTTTTTTTTATGATACCGCATCCTTAACGTCTGATAGTGATGATTCATTTATTTATCATTTTGGAATGAACGAAATGAAAAAAAATAAAATGAGCCAAGACGATGTATTAGATGCGATAAAAGTTGTTGCAGATGAAAAACGAATAAAGATTATTCAACTATTAAATAAATCACCCAGATATGGATATGAGTTAGCCAACACACTTAATCTATCGAATTCTACGGTTTCACATCATCTATCTACACTTAGCTCGATTGGAATTGTTTATTCAACAAGAATTGAAAATAAAGTTTATTATCAGCTTCATAAAGAAAAACTGCAAGTATTGATGGAAACATTAACAAAGTCATTGCTTGACTGA
- a CDS encoding MFS transporter, which produces MKMNLLKNKSFVLLWIGNAVSLLGNRFYNIAIMWYIIEKTGSSIALGLSVLCFTVPSVLIMPFVGVLADRNIKKQLLVGSDLLNGCIMIVIAALMFFDGFPLALLYVLMIISSVVSAFFSPTIGATIPLIVGKPHLTKANSFMQVTNQLSNILGPALAGILLALTNMWLLFLINGISYIISAISELFIHVPKIDIGHVKKHFFLQFKEGLSYVIRYKNLLHLIIVGGVIINFFLAPLNVFITILCNQVLKVGSSGMGIVDAAISVGALIGSILILLNVMKDKIKMVIIGLSIEGLALLIAGIFTNSYLAMLFFAAILGLGISFASVGIGTLYQTLVPENKIGRVSSLLSTLSTIIVPIGTMVGSSIINHLSISLVLNISGILVTLSGLSLIITLKNKSENKTESLSY; this is translated from the coding sequence ATGAAAATGAATCTATTAAAAAATAAAAGCTTCGTCCTATTGTGGATAGGAAATGCTGTATCCTTATTAGGAAACCGTTTTTATAATATTGCCATCATGTGGTATATCATCGAGAAAACAGGATCGTCTATCGCATTAGGACTAAGTGTTCTTTGCTTTACTGTTCCTTCCGTATTGATTATGCCTTTTGTTGGCGTACTAGCGGATAGGAACATAAAAAAACAACTTCTCGTCGGATCTGATTTGTTGAATGGTTGTATTATGATTGTGATCGCTGCTCTTATGTTTTTTGATGGGTTTCCTCTCGCACTATTATATGTACTTATGATTATCTCATCAGTCGTATCTGCCTTTTTTAGTCCGACAATCGGGGCAACCATCCCATTAATTGTTGGAAAGCCCCATTTAACTAAGGCAAATTCGTTTATGCAGGTGACTAATCAATTGTCAAATATTCTTGGTCCGGCACTGGCTGGTATCTTACTTGCATTGACCAATATGTGGCTTCTATTTTTAATAAATGGGATATCTTATATTATTTCCGCTATTAGTGAACTTTTCATTCATGTTCCTAAAATAGATATTGGCCATGTTAAAAAACATTTTTTCCTACAATTTAAAGAAGGATTAAGTTATGTGATTCGGTATAAAAATCTTCTTCATTTAATCATTGTTGGTGGCGTTATCATTAATTTTTTTCTTGCACCATTGAATGTATTTATCACGATTCTTTGTAACCAAGTGTTAAAAGTCGGATCTAGCGGAATGGGTATAGTTGATGCTGCAATTTCTGTCGGTGCCTTAATCGGGAGTATACTCATTTTACTAAATGTCATGAAAGACAAAATAAAAATGGTCATAATAGGTTTGTCTATCGAAGGTCTTGCCTTATTAATCGCAGGAATATTTACAAACAGCTATTTAGCAATGCTTTTCTTCGCGGCCATTTTGGGTTTAGGGATCAGCTTCGCAAGTGTTGGTATCGGCACATTATACCAAACGTTGGTACCCGAAAATAAAATTGGACGCGTTAGTAGCCTTTTGTCCACATTATCTACAATCATTGTCCCGATAGGAACAATGGTCGGTTCATCGATTATTAATCATCTCTCAATTTCATTGGTGTTAAACATATCGGGGATATTAGTCACACTGTCCGGCTTATCATTAATTATCACGCTTAAAAATAAAAGTGAAAATAAAACCGAAAGCTTAAGTTATTGA
- a CDS encoding DinB family protein: MDHSLQLYQYHLWANKTIFNHLKDIPETYSKEVNSVFSSVKEVLYHLYQVDYVWLRTISGDPFEDIVASIPQLKEENANNTIEEMEEAFVNLAEKYKAFINDQEDMNRRFSIHHPKYGTLNATYAELIQHVVNHGTYHRGNITAILRQLGYTGVQTDYVSYLFILNQS, translated from the coding sequence TTGGATCATTCACTGCAGCTTTATCAATATCATCTCTGGGCGAACAAAACAATTTTTAACCACCTAAAAGACATACCGGAAACTTACTCGAAAGAAGTAAACAGTGTTTTTTCATCGGTAAAAGAGGTGCTCTATCATCTGTATCAAGTCGATTATGTTTGGTTACGAACCATTTCAGGGGACCCATTCGAAGACATTGTCGCATCCATTCCCCAACTGAAGGAAGAGAACGCTAATAATACGATCGAAGAAATGGAAGAGGCATTTGTAAATTTAGCTGAGAAGTATAAAGCATTCATCAATGATCAAGAAGATATGAATCGTCGTTTCTCTATTCACCATCCAAAGTACGGAACCCTAAATGCAACCTATGCCGAGTTAATCCAACATGTCGTCAACCATGGAACCTATCATCGTGGAAACATTACCGCAATCTTAAGACAGCTAGGGTATACAGGAGTTCAAACAGATTATGTATCCTATTTATTCATTTTGAATCAATCGTAA
- a CDS encoding bifunctional 5,10-methylenetetrahydrofolate dehydrogenase/5,10-methenyltetrahydrofolate cyclohydrolase has protein sequence MENLILDGRKVAQSIKNQLVERVQVLKEKGVTPCLATILVGDDPSSATYVKMKGNECEKIGIKSLRIHLPKETETNQLLETIQKLNEDNSVHGILLQHPVPSHIDERKAFETISIEKDVDGVTSYGYGQTALGFGKYPSCTPAAIMSILNYYQIPIEGKHAVVIGRSPILGKPVSALLLNENATVTTCHSRTTNLSEVVQLGDIVVAAVGKPNFIQGDWIKKGAVVLDAGYNKGNIGDVDYDACSEKASAITPVPGGVGPVTISMLLKHTVDAAEETISKH, from the coding sequence ATGGAAAACCTTATTTTAGATGGAAGAAAAGTTGCTCAGAGTATTAAAAATCAATTAGTGGAACGGGTACAAGTGCTAAAGGAGAAGGGAGTTACGCCTTGCTTAGCAACGATTTTAGTCGGTGATGACCCATCTTCAGCAACCTATGTAAAAATGAAAGGAAATGAATGCGAAAAAATAGGCATAAAATCATTGCGCATCCATCTCCCGAAAGAAACAGAAACAAATCAATTACTTGAAACCATTCAGAAGTTAAATGAAGATAATTCAGTACATGGTATTTTGCTGCAGCATCCCGTCCCATCCCATATTGATGAGCGAAAAGCATTCGAAACGATTTCAATTGAAAAAGATGTTGACGGTGTAACAAGCTATGGATACGGTCAAACTGCACTTGGTTTTGGAAAATATCCTTCTTGCACACCAGCAGCAATTATGAGTATTCTCAATTACTATCAAATTCCGATTGAAGGAAAACATGCCGTCGTTATTGGAAGAAGCCCAATTCTAGGGAAACCAGTATCTGCTTTGCTTCTAAATGAAAATGCTACAGTAACGACCTGTCATTCCAGAACGACAAATTTATCGGAGGTTGTTCAATTAGGAGATATTGTCGTAGCCGCAGTCGGGAAACCGAATTTTATTCAAGGCGATTGGATAAAAAAAGGCGCCGTTGTTCTCGATGCAGGGTATAACAAAGGAAATATCGGTGATGTTGATTATGACGCATGCAGTGAAAAGGCAAGCGCAATTACCCCCGTTCCCGGAGGCGTCGGCCCTGTAACCATCTCGATGCTACTAAAACATACCGTAGATGCAGCCGAAGAAACAATAAGCAAACATTGA
- a CDS encoding lipid II flippase Amj family protein, with amino-acid sequence MDLRLIELIGLTIIIHLIDTLAYSVRLNSVKSGKYALSLSLFNIFVLISRTANMFQAPLLGLIIGLSIEKGLNPKWDLHLVIFAATTGTLLGIVLIPTFLKIFSKAVDKLDIKGSVPSIVVEALHINNIKRMVKSTTKPRKSMWEKLRYKEIPKRLLILNTIITAVYTIGVLSAFYASTFVDEKYRLATSASSGMINGVASILLTLLVDPKSAIITDQALRGKRPYGDVKALVILLIGSKLVGTLLGQVLLEPAARIIAFFN; translated from the coding sequence ATGGATCTTCGTTTAATCGAATTGATTGGATTAACTATCATCATTCATTTAATTGATACACTCGCATATTCTGTCAGACTAAACTCCGTAAAAAGCGGAAAATATGCATTATCTCTATCGTTATTTAATATATTTGTTCTTATTTCCAGAACGGCAAATATGTTTCAAGCACCATTGCTTGGATTAATCATTGGTTTGAGTATTGAAAAGGGACTAAACCCTAAATGGGATTTACATCTCGTTATTTTTGCGGCAACGACCGGAACACTATTGGGCATTGTCCTGATCCCAACATTTTTAAAGATTTTTTCAAAAGCGGTCGATAAACTTGATATTAAAGGATCAGTTCCTTCAATTGTTGTAGAGGCCCTCCATATTAACAATATTAAACGAATGGTAAAAAGTACGACAAAACCGCGTAAGTCAATGTGGGAAAAGTTACGTTATAAAGAAATTCCGAAAAGACTACTAATCTTAAATACAATTATTACAGCAGTTTATACAATCGGGGTGCTATCTGCTTTTTATGCATCTACCTTTGTTGATGAAAAGTATCGTCTAGCTACTTCGGCCTCATCAGGGATGATTAATGGGGTTGCATCGATCTTATTAACATTGCTTGTCGATCCTAAATCAGCCATTATTACTGATCAAGCATTGAGAGGAAAGCGACCTTATGGCGATGTAAAAGCCTTAGTTATTTTACTAATAGGATCCAAGTTAGTCGGGACACTCCTTGGACAAGTATTACTTGAACCGGCCGCACGGATTATTGCCTTTTTTAATTGA
- a CDS encoding ABC transporter permease, translated as MKDIIWLVQNTLSMTFKQKKNIIMYLLMPLIGIFISLIAYGSDQKMSLHVGVVNHDKSQITADTIKFLEDLDNVKITKIEESNVQEKITSGSLDTVITFDQGYSESVLHGEPNHIQLTSIKGAEITGFIKSYLYQYIDNISTFGKVANGNQQTFDSMYKNFQKTNYKLITKSLADTSKNNEMTHQTIGFLIMIMLLSAGNMSEIILSEKENRTYFRLLSTPINARTYILSNMIVNMIVMIVQVLITLTVMTTIFHIDLNIPFWEALAVMFLFALIAIGISLLTTSFANNRSAAGALQNLIVMPTVMLSGCFWPVEVMPSSIQKVANFLPQRWTLDTLTKLQNGNTLGSLYLNIMILLAFAAAFFLIAIYKFSRNQDTRNFV; from the coding sequence ATGAAGGATATTATTTGGTTAGTTCAAAACACATTAAGCATGACATTTAAACAAAAGAAAAATATTATTATGTATCTATTAATGCCACTTATCGGAATCTTCATTTCTTTAATTGCTTATGGCAGTGATCAAAAGATGAGCCTTCATGTTGGTGTAGTAAATCATGACAAGAGTCAAATCACAGCCGATACAATAAAATTTCTGGAAGACCTAGACAATGTGAAAATTACAAAGATTGAAGAATCCAATGTACAGGAAAAGATAACATCAGGGTCACTCGATACCGTAATTACTTTTGACCAGGGCTATTCGGAAAGTGTGTTACATGGTGAGCCAAATCATATTCAGCTGACATCTATTAAAGGTGCAGAAATTACTGGGTTTATAAAATCCTATTTATATCAATATATCGATAATATTTCTACTTTCGGTAAGGTCGCTAACGGAAACCAACAAACCTTTGATTCTATGTACAAAAACTTTCAAAAAACAAATTACAAACTAATAACAAAATCATTAGCTGACACATCAAAAAATAATGAGATGACCCATCAAACCATCGGATTTTTAATCATGATTATGCTTTTGTCAGCTGGAAATATGTCGGAGATCATTCTTTCTGAAAAAGAAAATCGTACGTATTTTCGATTGCTTTCAACACCGATCAATGCGAGAACATATATACTTTCCAATATGATTGTAAATATGATTGTAATGATTGTTCAGGTCCTTATCACGTTAACCGTCATGACGACAATATTTCACATCGATCTAAATATTCCTTTTTGGGAAGCATTGGCTGTCATGTTCCTCTTTGCTTTAATTGCTATTGGAATTTCGTTACTGACGACTTCCTTTGCTAACAATCGAAGTGCTGCAGGTGCATTACAAAATTTAATCGTCATGCCAACTGTTATGTTATCGGGCTGTTTTTGGCCGGTTGAGGTAATGCCCTCTTCCATTCAAAAGGTGGCTAATTTCCTGCCGCAGCGATGGACATTGGATACATTAACGAAATTACAAAACGGTAATACCCTTGGCAGTTTGTACCTAAACATTATGATTTTACTTGCTTTCGCTGCCGCCTTTTTCTTAATCGCCATTTATAAGTTTAGTCGCAATCAAGATACAAGAAATTTTGTTTAA